The window GTAAACTCTCTGTGGGGAAGTAAATAGGTAGAGCATCTGCCATGCAGCAAACTCAAAGTCCATCTGCCGAAAACGAAAAAGTCTTCTCAGGTATTTGTAGCGTTTTGCTCCAGCCGTGTGTCTTGCTGCATCTCTGGAATTCAACACTCCGTTCCCCTGCACTAGGGAATTCACTGAAGTACTCGGTAACATCTTCctagatagaagaaaaaaaaaatcttttacaagGATATCCTCTTGTATCCTCTTCTGAGATATTCAGGAGGGATGCCATCTTACATTTCCGCCCCAATCCTTGGTAAATGTCAGGGGTCAAAAGCTAATGGAGGTGGTTCTGAGGCTTATTTGGGGGCTCAAGAACTGTCCCTTCCGAACCCTCACAGCACTTCTACGGGGTCTGTAGGTTTCCCACGCTTCACCTCTCTCAAGCCTGGGGAAGCTCCCCCTAGTAGTCACTGTTAaccacagggagggaggagaggaagacagaaagaaaagcactAGGAGGTGAAGGGACCCCCTCAGGAGCACAGAGAGGACTATGGAGCCAAAACTCCCGTGCTCTAAACCACCAGGCCTTTTAAGGGAATCGGTTTTAAAAGCCAATTAGAAACAATGTTACCGACGAGGTAAAATAATGGCATGTTCACATGGGTCCATCAGTGCAAGACCACCAAGCAACTCTTTCACTGGaatatgatataaaaacaagATTCAAGCCCCATAGTGCATTACTCCGTGAATAGTTCAGCAGAGGGAATGGCAGCGTGGGAGGCCGGTGGACCCAGCCTGGAGCCCGGGGAGCGCGGCTCACCGTCCAGCCCTCACAGGCCGGCCGCCCAgttcccgccccgcccccaggcctcccGGTCGCCCCCGGCGCCGCGCAGGCTCCAGAGGCTCCCCGTCACCCCGGGGCTGCGGGGAAGGTCGCCATACTTAGCAGATGAAAACACAGGACGCCCAGTTACATTCGAATCAATCTCAGATACAAGTATAACTTTCAGTAGAAGACTGTCCGAAACATTGGGTGGGACAGACACGGACACGCTGTCGGTCGTTCATGAGAAATTTAAGCGTAAACGGGCGTCGTTGGCTTATTTATCTGGCAGCCCTACCGCAGGCCGAGCCGCCGGACGCGGCTACGGTCACTCCGGGGCCGAGGGCCGGCGCGCCCTGAAGGGCCGGAGGAAAGGCGCCGGCGAGCCCGAGCCGCGCGTGCACGGAGCAGTCCTCGGGTCTCACCTGGAGCCGCCCTGCGGCCTCCAAGAGGTCCAAGCTAGCCCGCCACCTCCGCCCAGCAGCCAGACCCAGCAGGCGCCGGGCCGACTTCCCTTCCCGCAACGTAGCCGGCGCAGGGGGCGCGGCGCGTCACGTGCACCCACTTCCGCCGTGCGCGCGGCCTCTCGGGCCCCGTAGTTTTCCGGGGGCCCGCCGGAAGTTGTGGCTGCAAGTTCCGGTTCCTTCCCTCCGCGGGTGTCCGTTGCGCCCCACAGGGGTTGCTGCGGCTGCGGACGCCAGCGGGTCTCGGCTGCTGGGGCGGGGACGCGGTCATGCCCCGTTATTACGAGGACAAGCCGGAGGGCGGCGCGTGCGCGGGCGTGAAGGAGGACCTGGGCGCCTGTCTGCTGCAGTCGGACTGTGTGCTCCAGGTAGCGCGGCCGGGCGCCCGGGGTGAGGAGACGCTGGAACCGGGGAGGCAGGACCCGACCGACGCCTCCCGCTCAGCCTGCGGTGGCGCCCAGGGGAGGTGACCCAGCCAGCCTAGGGATAGATCACGGCGCCAGCCTGGTGAACTTGGGCGGGTCGGCTGTCGGAGCGTCAGCTCCCTCCGGTGTTAGGTTGGGGATCATGAAACCTCCCCTTTGGATTCTCGTAAAGATAAACCATTTCGGTTCAAGAAACATTGATTAAATGTTGCCTGCCACTCCACTAGGTTCTGGAAGTATAAAGGAGAATGAGGCCGGTTTCCTGCGTGCTAGAAAATGAGAATCTAAATTATCAGAGAATTACATAAACCTGGTACTCTGTATTGACTAGtagtttctcctttctctgttccGTCGTGGTCGAATAGATACTGACTTTCTCTTGGTTTGAAATCGTTTCTGAGTTGGAGTTATGTGCCTTCTTGAATAAGTTGTAAACGAAGcggctccatttttttttcttcttcactgtTCTGTCTCTTGCTTCCACCGCAGTCTCCCCTCACTACAATCATGTCTTCTCAACCTGAGTGCAGAGAGCAAGCGGTGAGGTCCAGAGTTGACGGTTGAGGTCCAAAGCTGGGTTCTAGCTTAGCGCCCAACTCAAACGCAAGTGCCTTTGCCAGTTACAAAGGCCTGATGAAAGGGCAATCAGTTGCGTGcaattattttttgcatttggAGATGTAATTTCAGAGTTTGCTCTTCAAAGGGAAAGACTATCCCCAAATGGACATGCATCATAAAGCTGTATCAGTGTTTCTGCTGATTCAGGATTTACATTTGGTTCACTGATTTTAGCAGTCAGCCGGACTGGCTGCCCAATTTGTCCTAAAACTTGAGTTGTCATGGGCTTAGGAGGCTCTCTAGTCCCTCTCACACGGAGGAGGAAACGGAGGTGCCCTGTCTTCACACTTTACACTTCCCTGCACAGGGCTTTTCCAGTCGACTGCTTCATTGGTGCAAATAGTCAGCTCTTAGTAATGCCTGGTAAGTGGCAGGCATGATGTCAAGGCATTGGTGATACCAAGATGAATCGGTTACAGTCATACCCTACATCACCTCAGTCTGATGGGAAGGACAGTCATGGAAGGGTCTAAATTCCAGCAGTATAAGCATCTGTGTAAGCAtcttgtaaatatttgtttaatgattaGATTTAGGAACAACATCCCGTGGGAGTCCACTGGAGAGCAACTTATTTTTCTTGGGAATTTGGAAACTTctcacagaggaggtgacatttgataGGAGTCTTAAAGGCTGAGTAGTAGGTTGTCAAGTAAAGGAGTGGGGAATGTGGTGGTTGAGGGGAGAAGCTGAAAGAACAGCATGGGCAAGTCAGGGAGATGTGACCAGGAGAAGCTAGTGCTCTGTTGGGGGATGGAGAATGTGACAGAAGGCTTGAGAAGAAGGTTGGCATGTGTGAAGGCCCTTGTGTCTCAGAGTGAGGACCCTGAATTTATCTTGACATTCAGCATCAGGAAGGCCATGAGGATGAGCAATCAAGAGAATAAAGTACACAGTGGGACTGAGGAAAGAAACTCTAGGAGTGGAGGAAGATACTGAGGGCAAGAAGGATCCCAAGTtgtatttttgtaataatttattcCGCAAACATTTGAGTGCCAAACTCTAATTTGGGACACATAGATGATTGGGATACATTCCCTCCTGCATGGAAATTAGATCTTTAGAAAGTGAGAAAACTAGACAAGATAGTGACCAGGACACATGCCACAAACTTAAGTTTGTGGTCTTATTGATGTTGGTCACTTAGGagaaaatgataattataaaaaGTACCTTAAATGGGAGTGCTTTTAGTTTGTGTTAAATTTACCGTAACTTCAGGGGGAGTGTAAAAGGGCAGTACTGAGACAGAACATCGAGTTTTGCAGATCTGGGACAATATCCTCTCTTCTCAGATGGTGTCACTGGCAGCTACAGCCCGCCTCTCCCCTCCTAGGGACTCTGAAGACCAAGGGACATTCTCTTGAGGTCTgcgtctgccctgtgtggccgcTTCGTTTATGATAAGATTTAGCTTCTTGTATTATACAGAAGTTAATCTGATCTTTTGACAGATGGATGCTGTAATCTCTCCTTGCCAGTCTTTAACCCACTGAAAAAGCTGCTCGACCTCGTTCTAGGAAGGAATTCAAAATAGATGCTGCAATGAGAGAAAGTCAAGGAAATACTGGGCCTCGGAGAAGCTCAGGGTAATGATGATAAGGATGTCAGCCCCAGTGGGGCTGGAGAGGAAAAGCAAGGACAAGCAGATTCAAAAGGCATCTCTTGGATAGACTTCTTAGGATTGTATGACTCCTGGGAGATCAAAAAGTTTGTCCAAAAAACCTCAATCATGGGTTATTTCCTTTGTGCCTCCATTAAGAAGCTCCCAGACCTCTGGGTTTCATTAGAATTACCTGGAGATGGGGGCAGAGAGCTTAGATATATAGATTCCAGTACCTCCAACCCCAACACCCATAAAAGTATCCCTTGTTGATTCTTGGGCACAGCCATGTTTGGGAATCACTAATTTTGACCTCAGAAGGCAAATGAGCTTGGGAGTGTATTGATTAGGATACAGGTTCAGGTACCTATTACAGAGATCCAGAATAACACTGCcttaaagaagatagaaaattcTCTTTTGCTCTTGTGTGCGCCTATAAGTAGGGCTTGGACAGCTCCTCTCAGCCTTCCCTGAACCTAGACATTGTTGATCTTGTGGTTTTAGGTGCTATGATGGGAGACAGGATATTATTCTCAACTCATGACCTAAGATTGCCTATGAAAGGATGGTATGAACTTCGGTATACAAGAAGCTAAATCTTATCATAAACGAAGAAGGGGAGCAGCCACGTGCCTTTTTAAGGACCAACCCAGAAGTTTTACATTTCAGTTCCTCACATACTCCATTGGCTGGAATTTAGTCATGTGACCCAGCCTAGTTGCTAGGGTGTCTGGGAAGTCTAGCCCAGCCGTAGGCCTCACTAGAAAGGAAGAGTTAAATGTTAAGGGATAACTAGAGTCTGCCATTTGGCAGAGATGAAGGAGGATGAATTAACCCAGGACCTCTTTTAGATCTGGTGTATCTAGATAGATCTTCCCAGCAGGCTGTTGACAGTATGGCTTAAAAGCTTATGAAAAAGATGACATCTTAGATAGTTTGGGGTAGCATCGGTTTATAGTTCTAGTCTTTTGTATAGTTTTATTTAGTCTCACTTATATGGGTAACACACATCCCATCAGCAGCATCTCATTACAAAATTTTGGGCTCCCCCAGCATAGTGCAAGGAAGCTTGCTACTCTGTTCTGATTCACTTTTGAGATTCACGGGTGTAGGTGGCCATTAAAATCTAGAACCTAAGCAGACAGACTAGAAAGTGGCAAGATTCCAGAGGATCAGGAATGCCACAGATGCGGTACCCTGTAGCATTTTTCACAGTAAAAACCAGAAGTGTGACTAGCACTTGCAAAATAAAGGTGTGGAGAAGTGGTTTTAGTTGTGGGGTTGAGGTGTCAAAATCTGCTTGAAGGGAAATCCTTGATGATGAAAAGCAGGTGAAATTGGGGTTACCTTTTTCCTGGGGCATGCACCCCGTGTTTCTATTTAGGTAGGAAGTATTCTAGCTAGGTTCTTTATTAACACTGAAACTGATCTGACTTTAGGGCACCTAATTCTGGCTGTTTGAGCTTTTAAAATTGACACTGAACAGGGtcatttttattctcaaaattgTTTGACCCATTTTACACTGGAACTCAACTTGAGTAGGAAGGtttcatcattttcctttataCTGTCAAGGACTGCAGAAGGCTAATGTTTATAAgcagtatgggtttatttctttaatggaaataataatgttaaggttttgatttttttccttcacaaatTGCATATCACATTTTGATGTCATTAAACCTCAGGTAATTCAGAAAATGTAAGTTTGGTCTACTTTTTCCAgatgttttctatatatttacattaacAGAACCCCTTTAGCACCTCTGTTATCCCTCTGGCTCTCCTGCTTTGTGACAGGCCCACACTGGCAGTTAGCATTTGTACACATACATCTTTTCTGCTACCTGGTTTTAAAAGCCTGGtctaggggcagctgggtggctcagtggttgagcatctgcctttggctcaggacatgatcctggggtcctgggattgagtcctgcatttggctccctgtggggagggagcctgcttctccctttgactatgtctctgcccctctctctgtatctctcatgaataaataaaatcttaaaaaaaaaaaaaaagaaaaaaaagccggGTCTAGgcaaggaaaactaaaaaaaataaaagctctatcTAGGTGGGAAtatctagtatttattttttaacctcccATTAACAGATTTAGGACcattctgagttttttttaataagttagtCCTTGAGGGCTTAGTTTATTAATAGACAACTTAGCAGGATAGGGcatcaaaagagaaattttgcTGCAATTCAATTTTAATCTTGCTTCTTTGAATTGTGAAGTTTATTATTTGTAGATGCTTCCATGTTCCAACATCTTTAAATGCCTTTGTGTTATGCATACAACAGTgtatttgttcaaaatattttaagatcatGAAGAGgtagtattaaaatttttattccatGTTTACCTTCAAAAAAATTCTACTAAATTTTTGCTCTTACCTAGTTTTGCAGTTGTTGCTTTGTCAAGTCTGATTTTTAAGTTATAGGTTAAAAAGTCTCATTTTAAGAATCAGAAATAAGCATATCTTTTGTGAATATTCTTGTAGCAGCATCCTATCTTTTCAACTTTCACTGCTTAAAGAGTTCATTTCACATCAGGCCCAGGCAGATCTCCTCTCACAGACATATATAAATTCTGTTAAcatctccctttgctcttccacGTCTACGTGGTTGTGCTTCTCCGACTAGAGAGCTTGACTTTTGCGGGCATTGGGGTGGGAATGTGCAGAGATCTGTTGGAGGTAAAACTGCATGCATTAAAAGGATGTAACTAGAGGCTTTAAAGTTACTTGATGGGACCTTCCAGAACAAACCCTCCCATTTCCCATGACAGCAGGCCTAATTTCtcatatgcatgtgtgcacgtgcacacactctctctcctctgacacacacacacactactttgTTCTGTCTTGAAAAATTCTGGAgtgtaaaaaatttaaagacacttAAGAAATCTCATTACTACTTTCACCTTTACTCTTTCTTACCTGTAAGGAGCTAAAAAATACcagttttgagattttttttttttatataaacattttaaagaaaagtatccCAAGGGCACCAGTGTTTTTAAGAACTCAAGGGCACCCTCAAAGTGCTCCAGAATTATGATACATCTTTTTATTCTGTCCTGTTCTTCCTAAACATCGAGTCAAAATGAACTGCATTTTCTCatataatttactattttaaaatttttttcaaaaagtactaCTTTCAAAAGGATAGTGATTTTGTGCTTTGTGAGGAAATTTCCCAGATATTTATACTGTATTCTGCGTCCTAGGAAGGAAAATCCCCTCGACAGTGTCTGAAGGAAGGAAACTGCAAAGCtctgaaatactcattttttgaATGTAAAAGATCAATGGTAAGTAAAGCTTTTGAAAAGCTTATGCTAAAAATTAGCTATACATAATTAAATATGGAATGACTTACTAATTACAGATAGGTTGCAGTGAgatcattcagaaaaaaaggattaGGTAATATTATTTACCTATTACTTGTACTCTGATACTGAAAAGAGTGGTCCAGGAAACATTTGAGCAGATTAATAGATTCTTACAGCCTTTGTCCAAGACTCACTATTAGCCCTCCAAGATGCAAATCTGCCTTGTTTATTGACTTTGAAACCCTCTACCTAGCCTACCACCCTTCAAGGAGGCAGCACTGTGAGGTATAAGTCAAAGAACATGCAATCATCCTATGACTAAATCCTTTTAATCCCCAGATAGCtgttatttcatatttaaaaatttcaaatacatttgaACTTAACCCAagcaaaactgaattaaaaagtTGAGTTTGCTAGAACACATGTTGAGTGTAGTTCAGAGAAAAACATAAGTGTAATTTGGATTCTACTTAAGAAGAAAATCCTTATTGGGACCTTAAAtggaacttttctttttaatgtcatctttattattattttttcctttggtagcTCTGACAGTTGCCTTTTTGACTGTGCTGGAAACTGGTTTACTTCTGTCATGTCATGAGACCCCTTACCAAAGCTGTGTTTAATTGTGTTGTACAAAATTGATTTAACTGTACGTTTGTTTTCAGTTGGATGCCAGAGCCAGATTCCGAGGAAGAAAAGGATATTGAATGCTAGCATGATGAAGCCAAAATGAGAACAAGTTTTCTCCAGTCACTTACAAAAGAAAAGCCCGAATAGGAGACAGACTTTTTGCTGTATCTAGTGGGATGGTCCAGTTTTTCCCTCCATGAACAATGGAGAAAATGGATGAGTTCTGTTTTTGAATATGTATAAGCTAAATGATTCTCTTGCTCCAAGTTAACTTTTCAAGGAAAAATCTAATTGAACAGCTATGAGCTGGGAGCATCATACTGTTTGAGAATTTTTTGAAAgcataaaaagtgaaaagattgTTATTTTCCAACTTGATTCTTCAACCAAATGACACATTTGCACATCCTTTTGAATATTACGAAGGCCACCGATGGGACTGTGAAAATTGATAACATTGCAGTCGGGGGAGAAAATGTCTATCGGGAAAGTTTCGGATAAAGCTTTCTTTTACTCAATCTGTCCTATATGGTTctgaaataaatttgtgtttgatTCCTTGGAGAAGAAATGTTTCATTTGCACGGACTCACTAAATAACCTCAAAACTTTATATCAAACAGTAGGCATAGCTGGATGCAAACCTCCAGTTATGTTGCCAGGGCTCTTGGCCTCCATCTTGTgacttttgtttctggcttcaaTTTTTGGTTGGTCCCTTCTCTACATAATGGGAAAGAGACCAGGCAGCCCAAAGTGTACCTCAAGACATGTGATCCAAAAATAAGAGAACTAACCTCCTTTTCTAGGGTTCACTAATCAAATCCTACAAAAGGACAATTGTCTTCCCTGGTTCACCCTTGAATCAGACCAGTCCCTGTGGAAAAAGGGATGAGGGCCCCATGATGTTGGCCGGCTTGGGTCTTATGCACTGTATGTAGTAACTCCCAACAGAATCGCATTGGATAAGTGGGGGGCCTCATCCTGAAAAGAAAGGATTCAGAGCAAACTGAAATAGATGTTCCTAGTCAAAGCAGGAATGAAAACCAGGAAATGCTTGAAAAAGTTTAGAAGCACAGTAATTTTATTCTGATCATTTAATACAATTGAGTCCAATATGATTCTGTTTCACCTCTCTTTCCAGTACTGAAGAATAATGAAGACACTATACTTCATTACAGCCACGGTTCTTTGGAGTATAAGCAGTCAAGGTGTTCTGTAgctcaaatgcttttttaaaaggttCACCTAAAGTGAGGACTGCACACTGGTCCTTGTTGCAGTGTCACTgggctcgtgtgtgtgtgtgtgtatgtatacggCTTCTCACTGGGAAAGGGAAAATGATGGGTtgttgttgtggggtttttttcccccagtaacTCTTGTATATCTATTTAAGTGCTCCAACTTTTATTAAAAGAACTTTGGTAAGAaacactaaatttattttatagaaccCTCTGTTTTTTAGTAATAGCTTTATTGACAGCTTCATTTGGAGAAATTCACATTCCATAAGATTCACACTTACagcatacaatttttttttttttagtaacaagtttgtgcaaccatcaccactaattccagaacattctcaagGGAAACCCATATCCATTAGCAGTTACTCCTCccatccctcctttccctccagtTCCCAGCAACAGTTAATACACTTTCTGTGTCTATAGATTTGCACATTCTGGACGTTTcacaaaaatggaattatatgtggccttttgtgactggcttttacTTACcgtgttttcaagtttcatccatacATAGCATCTGTccgttcctttttattgctgaatactaATTCCATAGTACAGATATGCCATATTTTATGGATCTATTTATCAGTTGAGGGACTTTGAGTTGTTTGCACTTTTGGGTATTAAGAGTATGCTACAAACATTCACGAACAAGTTTTGCATGGATATGTTTCATTTCTCCAGGGTATACACCTAACAATGGTATAACAACTCCATGTTTAGCATTCTGATgaactgccaaacttttccacagtgactacatcattttacattcccaccaacaacatGAGGATTTTAATTTGTCCACATCAGCCACAGTTGTTTTTCATCTGTTTGATTATAAACATTCTACTAGGTATGACCTGGTAACTGATTGGGATTTTGATCAGCATTTCACTAATGGCTACTGAGGTTGAACATGCTTCCATGTGCTTTCTGGCCTTATGTagatctttggagaaaagtctattcaagtcctttgtccatttttcaatggagttttttaaagattttatttattcatgagagacacagagaggcagagacataggcagagagggaagcaggctccttgcaaggagccttaTGGgagactcgatgccaggaccccaggcccaggacctgagccaaaggcagatgctcaacctctgagcacccaggtgctccaagctGTCTTTATTACTGTGTTATAAGAATactttatatattgtgtatacAAGTTCTTTAAAGACAAATGATTGGCATATGTTTTTCTCCCAAAGGTGATCTGTCTTCATTCTCTTGATGCTTGCTGTCTTTTGAAGCacaattattttgataaattccaatttatctttttccttttggtatgtctaaaaaaaatcattacctaattcaaacttacagaaatttattcttgttttcatgtaaaaattttatagttttaatttacatatagGTCTGTGATCCACTTTGAAACTTATGATACCTTTATTagtaactatttaaaattttatctgtggtaaaatatacataaagcatacaatcttaagtatttttaagtatatagttcaaTAGTGTTAAGTACATTTACCTTGTTAGGCAGCCAATCTCTGGAGCTCATTCATCTTGTGAAACAGAAACTGTACACCCATTAACCAACTCCCCA is drawn from Canis lupus baileyi chromosome 11, mCanLup2.hap1, whole genome shotgun sequence and contains these coding sequences:
- the COA5 gene encoding cytochrome c oxidase assembly factor 5, translated to MPRYYEDKPEGGACAGVKEDLGACLLQSDCVLQEGKSPRQCLKEGNCKALKYSFFECKRSMLDARARFRGRKGY